TGTTGCCCGGAATGATAAAGGTGAGGTGTCTACATTTCCAATGGTAGAGATGGAATTTAATCCTCAGGCTAACTTGGTGGAATTTTTGATTGCGCCGTCTTTGTATGGTGTAGAGATCCAACAACGCGCAGAGGCTATCGCAAAAAAGATTGCCGACGATTTGCAGATTGTGGGTATATTGGCTGTAGAGATGTTCCTAACGAAAAATGGTGATATTCTGGTCAATGAATTGGCTCCGCGTCCGCATAATAGTGGTCACCAGACCATAGAGGGTAATTATGTGTCGCAATTTGCACAGCATTTAAGAGCTATCTTCAATCTACCGTTAGGTGATACCAGATGCAGAACGAACGCCGTTATGATTAACCTGTTAGGTGAACCTGGCTATGAAGGATTGGCCAAATACGAGGGTGTAGAAGAGGTGTTGGCAATGGAAGGCGTATATATTCATTTGTATGGAAAGAAATATACGAAGCCATTCCGCAAGATGGGCCATGTTTGTATTATCAATGATGACCGGGAGAAAGCGATCTCCAATGCAAGAAAAGTACAAGAAATATTAAAAGTTAAAGCTTAAACAATACTATGTCAGTCAATAATAAGGCCCAGGTAGGCATTATCATGGGAAGCAAATCAGATCTTCCTGTTATGCAGGATGCGATAGATGTGCTCAAAACCCTTGGAGTGGAATTTGAGGTAACGATCGTATCAGCACATCGTACACCACAACGTATGTTTGATTATGCCAAAAATGCAGCATTTCGTGGTTTGAAAGTTATTATTGCTGGAGCGGGTGGTGCGGCGCATTTGCCTGGAATGGTCGCTTCTATTACACATTTACCTGTAATAGGCGTACCTGTAAAATCATCAAATTCCATTGATGGATGGGACTCGGTACTTTCTATCCTGCAGATGCCCAATGGTATTCCTGTAGCAACTGTCGCTTTAAATGCGGCGAAGAATGCAGGTATATTGGCTGCTCAGATTCTGGGTACATATGATGAAACAATCAGCAAGAATATCATCGAATTTAAAGAAGAGTTGGCGAGAAAAGTAATCGAGACTGCAGTAGAGGTGGAAGATACCGAATTCTAAGTTGACAATCTTACAAAATAAAAAAGGGAGCACTGCTCCCTTTTTCTATTTTGTAAGATTTGCCTGAACATAATCGTAACTTTTTTTGAGACTTTCCATCTTATTTGGCATATAGATGTTGTCTTGCTCAACAAAAGCATATTTAAGTCCGGCTTTGTTCTTTTCTTTGACGATTTCAGGAAAGTTGATGCTTCCGGTCCCCACTTCAGTATACTTGATGTCATTGAAGATTTGCTCAATCGGCAATTTTCCATCTTTGGGCCATTCAATGGGATTGGATTTTGTTTTATCCATATCTTTGACATGCCATAGTTTAAAACGGTTGGGGAATTTTTCAAACAAGGCTATCGGGTTTTTACCCGCTTTTTCTGCCCAGAAAAGGTCTAATTCAAAATCGACCAAATCAGGTTCAGTGAATGCTAACATCACCTCTTCACCGGTCGTATTATTGCCCAGATCCCTAAATTCCCAGAAATGGTTGTGGTAGGCAACTTTTAGACCCAATTTTTTAGCCTGTTCACCAGCTCTATTCAATTGCTCGGCAGCATAGAGATAATCATCTTTTTTCAATGCATTCAGATCAAACATCGGTGTTACAGGAGCAATTACATATTCTTGGCCAAGTTCTTTTGCCGCATCAAAATAAGCCGCAAGATCTTCTTTGTCGGTATGCGCTTTACTGAGGTATTTGGACATATCGTAATGGCCTGAATGTGTTTTTAGACCGTTATCATCCAATATTTTCTTCAACTCTTTGTAAGGCAATTTCCAGAACTGCTTGGCTGTGGCGTCTATCCCATAGAGCTCAACATGTTTATACCCAATTTTGGCAATTTGTTCCAAAGATCCTTTCGGATCTTTATCCATTAAATCGCGAATGGAATACAGCTGTACACCTATATTCTGTAATGGATTGTCGCTGATTGCACCGGCTTTATTTTGACAAGATATAAAGTTGGGCACCAGATAAGCTGCCGAAAGACCTATTCCAGCTTGCTTTAAAAATTGACGACGAGAATTGTTCATCATATAATTGATTACTTGTTAGTGTACAATGTACAATTATTTGTTCAGAAATCAATGGTACTGCAAGGAATATTTTTGAAGCGTATGCTGAATCTTAACCCATAAAATTTTTGGAAGGTCAATGTCTTGTAGGTTGGGAAGAGTTCTTTTTAGGGGAGGAGTGCGGAGTTCTTCACACCAATAAAAAAGGTCTGAAAATTTTTCAGACCTTTTTTCTATTCAAGTAGGAAACTTAAACAGTCATGATATCTTTTTCTTTCAGTTCAGCCAATTTATCAACTTTTACAATGAATGCATCCGTTAACTTTTGAACTTCTCCTTCAGCAGTTTTGATTTCATCTTCTGAAGCGCCATCATTTTTTAATTTTTTAATGGACTCGTTTATATCTTTACGGATATTACGAATACCAATACGGCCTCTTTCAGTTTCCTCTTTTACTTTCTTCACCAAATCACGTCTTCTTTCTTCTGTCAAAGGAGGAATATTCAGACGAATAACGATACCGTCATTCTGTGGGTTGATTCCTAGGTTAGCGTCAGTGATAGCTTTTTCAATTGCGTTGATGAGCGATTTTTCCCAAGGTTGGATAACAATAGTCCGTGCATCAGTTGTATTGATGTTGGCCACTTGTGAAAGTGGAGTGGCGCTACCATAATAGTCTACTGAAATTCCATCTAACATCGATGGAGAAGCTTTACCCGCACGAATTTTAGTTAATTCGGATTCGGTGTGAGCAACTGCTTTGGACATCTTGTCTTTACAATCGTCCAATTCAATTGAAATTAGTTCGTTCATATAAGATTACGTTTTTTACAGATTTAAATTATTTAACCACAGTTCCGACATGTTCACCATTAGCAAGTTTCAATAAGTTGCCTGGTTTGTTCATATCAAATACGATGATCGGTAATTTGTTTTCTTGACAAAGGGTAAAGGCTGTCATATCCATAACATTTAATCCTTTCTCATAAACCTCTGTGAATGATATTTCTTCAAATTTTGTTGCAGTAGGATCTTTTTCAGGATCTGCAGTGTAAATACCATCAACACGGGTTCCTTTCAATACGGCATCGGCATTGATTTCGATTGCACGCAAAGATGCAGCGGTATCCGTTGTGAAATAAGGGTTTCCTGTACCAGCTCCGAAAATAACAATACGGCCTTTTTCCAAATGGCGTACAGCTCTTCTGCGAATAAATGGTTCGCAGATTTGCTCCATTTTGATCGCAGTAAGCAAACGTGTCTTTTTCCCAACTTTCTCAAGCGCATCTTGAAGTGCCATGCTGTTGATGACTGTGGCAAGCATGCCCATATAGTCTGCCTGAACACGGTCCATGCCTGATTTTTCGGCGCTTAGACCACGATATATATTACCGCCACCGATAACAATTGCAATTTCTAGACCTTGATCGTGAAGTTCTTTGATATCATTAGCGTATTGTGATACACGGTTAATATCGATACCGTAGCTTTGGTCACCCATTAAGGATTCACCGCTAAGTTTTAATAAGATACGTTTGTATTTCATAATTGTTTTTTTGGAAATTTTCCAAAGGTCAAAGATAAAATATTTTTTTTATCCCTTAAGCCTAAAATAATATTTATTGTGCTTTTATTGTTTGATTAATGACTTCTCCGTAATACTGTTCATATAAAGGCATAATATTGGACAATTGGAATTTTTTCGCATGATTTAATGCAGCTTCCTTAAATTTTTCTAAGCGCTCTCCATCTTCCAAGATATAAATCGCATTTTTCGCCATATCTTCAACATCACCAACAGCACTGAGAAATCCAGTGACGCCGTTTTCATTCAGCTCAGGTAACCC
The Sphingobacterium multivorum genome window above contains:
- a CDS encoding 5-(carboxyamino)imidazole ribonucleotide synthase, which encodes MAKDFYGELQLGILGGGQLGRMLIQEAINYNVNVHVLDPDKNAPCRKLCNKFECGSLGDFETVYNFGKDLDMITIEIEKVNVDALEKLEGEGVIVYPQSRIIRLIQDKGLQKQFFKQNDIPTSAFQLISNKDNLVNASLNLPYIQKLRKDGYDGKGVKKIVNQQDIQDAFEEPSLIEEWVDFEKEIAVIVARNDKGEVSTFPMVEMEFNPQANLVEFLIAPSLYGVEIQQRAEAIAKKIADDLQIVGILAVEMFLTKNGDILVNELAPRPHNSGHQTIEGNYVSQFAQHLRAIFNLPLGDTRCRTNAVMINLLGEPGYEGLAKYEGVEEVLAMEGVYIHLYGKKYTKPFRKMGHVCIINDDREKAISNARKVQEILKVKA
- the purE gene encoding 5-(carboxyamino)imidazole ribonucleotide mutase; amino-acid sequence: MSVNNKAQVGIIMGSKSDLPVMQDAIDVLKTLGVEFEVTIVSAHRTPQRMFDYAKNAAFRGLKVIIAGAGGAAHLPGMVASITHLPVIGVPVKSSNSIDGWDSVLSILQMPNGIPVATVALNAAKNAGILAAQILGTYDETISKNIIEFKEELARKVIETAVEVEDTEF
- a CDS encoding sugar phosphate isomerase/epimerase family protein — protein: MMNNSRRQFLKQAGIGLSAAYLVPNFISCQNKAGAISDNPLQNIGVQLYSIRDLMDKDPKGSLEQIAKIGYKHVELYGIDATAKQFWKLPYKELKKILDDNGLKTHSGHYDMSKYLSKAHTDKEDLAAYFDAAKELGQEYVIAPVTPMFDLNALKKDDYLYAAEQLNRAGEQAKKLGLKVAYHNHFWEFRDLGNNTTGEEVMLAFTEPDLVDFELDLFWAEKAGKNPIALFEKFPNRFKLWHVKDMDKTKSNPIEWPKDGKLPIEQIFNDIKYTEVGTGSINFPEIVKEKNKAGLKYAFVEQDNIYMPNKMESLKKSYDYVQANLTK
- the frr gene encoding ribosome recycling factor, whose protein sequence is MNELISIELDDCKDKMSKAVAHTESELTKIRAGKASPSMLDGISVDYYGSATPLSQVANINTTDARTIVIQPWEKSLINAIEKAITDANLGINPQNDGIVIRLNIPPLTEERRRDLVKKVKEETERGRIGIRNIRKDINESIKKLKNDGASEDEIKTAEGEVQKLTDAFIVKVDKLAELKEKDIMTV
- the pyrH gene encoding UMP kinase; the protein is MKYKRILLKLSGESLMGDQSYGIDINRVSQYANDIKELHDQGLEIAIVIGGGNIYRGLSAEKSGMDRVQADYMGMLATVINSMALQDALEKVGKKTRLLTAIKMEQICEPFIRRRAVRHLEKGRIVIFGAGTGNPYFTTDTAASLRAIEINADAVLKGTRVDGIYTADPEKDPTATKFEEISFTEVYEKGLNVMDMTAFTLCQENKLPIIVFDMNKPGNLLKLANGEHVGTVVK